The Setaria viridis chromosome 6, Setaria_viridis_v4.0, whole genome shotgun sequence genome contains a region encoding:
- the LOC117860081 gene encoding glycine--tRNA ligase, mitochondrial 1: MVFMRFRPQLIFSSLLHSTPKPRTPPAATLAAAAAARRRHHTTAVVTSMAAPSEDSLRRALAERQAAVDAQAEAVRALKAGGSASKADVDAAVEALKALKIEAGAAARRLQQAVGAGAGGAAREELRQAVVNTLERKLFYIPSFKIYRGVAGLYDYGPPGCRVKANVLSFWRQHFVLEENMLEVDCPCVTPEIVLKASGHVEKFTDLMVKDEKTGTCYRADHLLKDFCKEKLEKDLALPQEKADEFKRILAILDDLSAEELGAKIKEYGIVAPDTKNPLSDPYPFNLMFQTSIGPTGLSVGYMRPETAQGIFVNFKDLYYYNGQKLPFAAAQIGQAFRNEISPRQGLLRVREFTLAEIEHFVDPEDKSHPKFFDVADLEFLMFPRELQLSGESAKLMKLGEAVSKGTVNNETLGYFIGRVYLFLTRLGIDKGRLRFRQHLPNEMAHYAADCWDAEIECSYGWIECVGIADRSAYDLRAHSEKSGVPLVAHEKFSKPREVEKLVIVPSKKDLGLAFKGNQKMVLEALEAMSEKEALEMKAALESKGETNFKVCTLGKDVVITKKMVSISMEKKLEHQRVFTPSVVEPSFGIGRIIYCLFEHSFYTRPSKSEEEQLNVFRFPPLVAPIKCTVFPLVKNQEFDDAAKVIAKALTTAGISHIIDTTAISIGRRYARTDEIGVPFAVTVDSATNVTIRERDSKEQVRVDIGEVASVVKQLTEGQSTWADVSAKYPAHVGPQGDQE, encoded by the exons ATGGTCTTTATGCGATTCCGCCCCCAGCTCATCTTCTCCTCACTCCTCCACTCCACCCCTAAACCCAGAACCCCGCCCGccgcaaccctagccgccgccgccgccgcgcgccgccgacaCCACACCACCGCCGTCGTCACCTCCATGGCCGCGCCGTCGGAGGACTCTCTTCGGCGCGCGCTCGCGGAGCGGCAGGCTGCCGTGGACGCGCAGGCCGAGGCCGTGCGCGCTCTCaaggccggcggcagcgcgtcTAAGGCCGATGTGGACGCGGCGGTCGAGGCGCTGAAGGCGCTCAAGAtcgaggccggcgccgccgcgcgccggctgCAGCAGGCCGtcggggcgggcgcgggcggcgccgcgagGGAGGAGCTGCGGCAGGCCGTGGTGAACACCCTGGAGCGGAAGCTGTTCTACATACCCTCCTTCAAGATCTACCGCGGGGTGGCCGGTCTCTACGACTACGGGCCGCCTGGGTGCCGCGTCAAGGCCAACGTCCTTTCCTTCTGGCGCCAG cACTTTGTTTTGGAAGAGAACATGTTGGAGGTTGACTGCCCCTGTGTCACACCTGAGATCGTCTTGAAGGCATCAGGCCATGTTGAGAAGTTTACTGACCTCATGGTTAAAGATGAGAAGACAGGCACATGCTACCGTGCTGATCACTTGTTGAAAGATTTTTGCAAGGAGAAGCTTGAGAAAGATCTTGCCTTGCCTCAAGAGAAGGCTGACGAATTTAAGCGTATTCTTGCCATCTTGGATGACCTCTCAGCAGAGGAACTTGGTGCAAAGATTAAAGAATATGGCATTGTTGCCCCTGATACAAAGAATCCACTTTCTGATCCGTACCCATTCAATCTTATGTTCCAAACATCTATTGGCCCCACTGGTCTTAGCGTGGG GTATATGCGACCCGAGACTGCACAGGGCATTTTTGTGAACTTCAAGGACCTGTATTATTACAATGGCCAAAAGCTTCCCTTTGCAGCAGCTCAAATCGGGCAGGCTTTTAGGAATGAG ATCTCGCCGCGACAAGGTCTTCTCCGAGTCCGTGAATTCACATTGGCAGAGATTGAGCACTTTGTGGACCCAGAGGATAAATCGCATCCAAAGTTTTTTGATGTTGCTGATTTGGAGTTCTTGATGTTTCCAAGAGAGCTGCAACTCTCTGGGGAGTCAGCCAAATTAATGAAGCTTGGGGAAGCAGTCTCAAAG GGAACTGTTAATAATGAGACACTTGGTTACTTTATTGGAAGGGTCTATCTTTTCCTGACACGCTTGGGAATTGATAAGGGTCGGCTGCGCTTCAGGCAACATCTACCTAATGAGATGGCCCATTATGCAGCTGACTGTTGGGATGCTGAGATAGAGTGTTCTTATGGGTGGATAGAGTGCGTGGGTATTGCTGATAGATCTGCATATGATTTGCGAGCTCACTCT GAGAAAAGCGGTGTCCCACTTGTTGCTCATGAAAAGTTTTCCAAGCCTAGAGAGGTTGAG AAACTTGTCATAGTTCCCTCAAAGAAAGACCTGGGACTTGCTTTTAAGGGCAACCAAAAGATGGTCCTTGAAGCATTGGAG GCAATGAGTGAGAAGGAAGCACTAGAGATGAAAGCTGCACTAGAGTCCAAGGGGGAGACAAATTTTAAAGTCTGCACACTTGGAAAAGATGTGGTCATTACCAAGAAGATGGTATCAATCAGCATGGAGAAGAAGCTGGAACATCAGCGAGTCTTCACCCCTTCGGTCGTGGAGCCGTCATTTGGCATAGGCAGAATCATCTACTGTTTGTTCGAGCATTCATTTTACACGAGGCCTAGCAAATCGGAAGAGGAACAGCTGAATGTCTTCCGGTTCCCTCCTCTTGTGGCTCCTATCAAGTGCACCGTGTTCCCCCTGGTGAAGAACCAGGAGTTTGACGATGCTGCTAAAGTGATTGCTAAAGCACTAACAACTGCTGGTATCTCACACATTATTGACACTACTG CTATTTCTATTGGGAGGCGGTATGCAAGGACAGACGAGATTGGTGTACCTTTTGCTGTAACTGTTGATTCTGCAACAAACGTTACAATTAGAGAGAGGGACAGTAAGGAGCAGGTTCGGGTGGACATCGGCGAGGTGGCATCTGTTGTGAAGCAGCTGACAGAAGGCCAAAGCACCTGGGCCGATGTCTCTGCAAAGTACCCTGCCCATGTTGGGCCCCAAGGTGACCAGGAGTGA
- the LOC117860083 gene encoding UPF0481 protein At3g47200, which translates to MAMESPLMEPLLDSNDRAPAHVDTPGEHGDAAADESSAVVGNGTDAEESIEKKTVDGDDDGEEGDEMSASVQRRLDEIGAAGNEEEEEEEEEAGDDAEADEMAARMERRLAALPGKPHVSELYTIFRVAGPMRDRNRHLYEPQMVSLGPFHRGAGRHLDAMEAHKWRYLRDLLARGGGGKSGGATLADYARAARAMEPRARRRYAEPVALPPGEFAEMLLLDGCFVVEFFLKGEDREDDALIDASWAMQNVFNDLILLENQLPFFVLERFYNIATGGLGRDHFVTKVLVNYLTVDMGAARDAEPRRAPDGEIHHLLHLYYHWFLPPEDRPAGSDPAAAGSGSGKSEEDAFDEWISKPMEERVPLTLPSASDLKNAGVTIRAKKSPRSLVDVTFDPRGGVLEIPAVESYTNHVVFANLLAYEQSRGRWELQRLVSYVLLMESVVSAAHDVEILQRAGVLVKGGEDTAAFYAHLAGELCPPPEFVNNCYADLFRDVREHCGRSWNRHRAVLVHDYFSNPWTSMSAAAAVFLLVLTVVQTVYTVLPYYNPP; encoded by the coding sequence ATGGCCATGGAATCTCCTCTAATGGAGCCCCTACTGGACTCCAATGACCGCGCTCCGGCCCACGTGGACACGCCGGGCGAGCAcggcgatgccgccgccgacgagagCAGCGCCGTCGTGGGGAATGGCACGGACGCCGAAGAGAGCATCGAGAAGAAGACTGTTGATGGCGACGATGATGGTGAAGAAGGGGACGAGATGTCTGCTTCCGTGCAGCGCAGGCTGGACGAGATCGGCGCCGCTgggaacgaggaggaggaggaggaggaggaggaggcgggcgacGACGCGGAGGCCGACGAGATGGCGGCGCGCAtggagcgccgcctcgccgcgctccccgGGAAGCCGCACGTGAGCGAGCTCTACACCATCTTCCGCGTGGCGGGGCCCATGCGCGACCGCAACCGCCACCTCTACGAGCCGCAGATGGTGTCCCTGGGCCCCTTccaccgcggcgccggccgccacctCGACGCCATGGAGGCGCACAAGTGGCGGTACCTCCGCGACCTCctggcccgcggcggcggcggcaagtccGGCGGCGCGACGCTGGCCGACTACGCCCGAGCCGCGCGGGCCATGGagccccgcgcgcggcggcggtacGCGGAGCCCGTGGCGCTGCCGCCGGGGGAGTTCGCCGAGATGCTCCTCCTCGACGGCTGCTTCGTGGTCGAGTTCTTCCTCAAGGGCGAGGACCGCGAGGACGACGCCCTCATCGACGCGTCGTGGGCGATGCAGAACGTGTTCAACGACCTCATCCTCCTCGAGAACCAGCTCCCTTTCTTCGTCCTAGAGCGCTTCTACAACATCGCCACCGGCGGGCTCGGCCGGGACCACTTCGTCACCAAGGTCCTCGTCAATTACCTCACCGTCGACATGGGGGCCGCGCGGGACGCCGAGCCCCGGCGGGCCCCCGACGGCGAGATCCACCACCTGCTCCACCTCTACTACCACTGGTTCCTGCCGCCGGaggaccggccggccgggagcgaccccgccgccgccggcagcggcagcggcaagtCCGAGGAGGACGCGTTCGATGAATGGATATCGAAGCCGATGGAGGAGCGCGTGCCGTTGACGCTCCCGTCGGCGTCGGATCTGAAGAACGCCGGGGTCACGATCCGCGCCAAGAAATCCCCGCGGAGCCTCGTGGACGTGACCTTCGACCCGCGCGGCGGCGTGCTGGAGATCCCGGCGGTGGAGAGCTACACGAACCACGTGGTCTTCGCGAACCTCCTCGCGTACGAGCAGAGCCGGGGCCGGTGGGAGCTGCAGCGGCTGGTGAGCTACGTGCTGCTGATGGAGTCGGTGGTGTCCGCGGCCCACGACGTGGAGATCCTGCAGCGGGCCGGGGTGCTGGTGAAGGGGGGCGAGGACACGGCGGCGTTCTACGCGCACCTGGCCGGGGAGCTGTGCCCGCCGCCGGAGTTCGTCAACAACTGCTACGCCGACCTGTTCCGCGACGTCCGGGAGCACTGCGGCCGCAGCTGGAACCGGCACCGCGCCGTGCTGGTGCACGACTACTTCAGCAACCCGTGGACCAgcatgtccgccgccgccgccgtcttccttctcGTCCTCACCGTCGTGCAGACCGTCTACACCGTGCTGCCGTACTACAACCCCCCGTAA
- the LOC117860082 gene encoding LOW QUALITY PROTEIN: chitin elicitor receptor kinase 1 (The sequence of the model RefSeq protein was modified relative to this genomic sequence to represent the inferred CDS: substituted 1 base at 1 genomic stop codon), which translates to MATEAAGLLFAVPMALHALLTRLLLLSAAASAAAAAGDDNCRLSGCDALASYLIARDQNLTYIASLFGFSDYRALKTYNPGVSNMDYIQAGQSVNISFRCGCQTLAKSPFSSYLAGSFPYKVASGEIYSSIAGHFNGLTTTDWLDKANSYPTNNIPDTGTVNVTVNCSCGNPGISKEYGLFLTYPLNGQTLASVAANYSFNSREQLDLLKKYNPGMDTNTSGLVFIPVRDANGSYHPLTSPGXGGSVGAIAGGVVGGVAALLLGVVLYIMFYRRRKAKKAALLPSSEESTQLAATSSMDKTALSSSQADSASAVPGITVDKSVEFSYQELFNATEGFSMSNKIGQGGFGAVYYAELRGEKAAIKKMDMQATNEFLAELKVLTHVHHLNLVRLIGYCIESSLFLVYEFIENGNLSQHLRGTGYQPLSWAARVQIALDSARGLEYIHEHTVPVYIHRDIKSANILIDKNYRAKVADFGLTKLTEVGNTSLPTRGIVGTFGYMPPEYARYGDVSPKVDVYAFGVVLYELISAKEAIVRSTESSSDSKGLVYLFEEALNEPDPKEGLQRMIDPALGEDYPIDSILKMTSLARACTQEDPKSRPTMRSVVVALMTLSSTSEFWDMNALQDNQGLVNLMSGR; encoded by the exons ATGGCGACAGAAGCCGCA GGTCTCCTCTTCGCCGTCCCCATGGCGCTCCACGCTCTCCTCacgcggctcctcctcctctccgcggcggcgtcggccgcggcggcggcgggggacgaCAACTGCCGCCTCTCCGGCTGCGACGCGCTCGCATCCTACCTCATCGCCCGGGACCAGAACCTCACCTACATCGCCAGCCTCTTCGGCTTCAGCGACTACCGCGCGCTCAAGACCTACAACCCGGGCGTCTCCAACATGGACTACATCCAAGCCGGCCAGAGCGTCAACATCTCCTTCCGCTGCGGCTGCCAGACGCTCGCCAAATCGCCCTTCTCCTCCTACCTCGCCGGCTCCTTCCCCTACAAGGTCGCCTCCGGCGAGATCTACAGCAGCATCGCCGGCCACTTCAACGGCCTCACCACCACCGACTGGCTCGACAAGGCCAACAGTTACCCCACGAACAATATTCCCGACACCGGCACGGTGAACGTCACCGTCAACTGCTCCTGCGGGAACCCGGGGATTTCCAAGGAGTACGGGCTATTCCTCACCTACCCGCTCAATGGCCAGACGctcgcctccgtcgccgcgAACTACAGCTTCAACTCGCGGGAGCAATTGGACCTGCTTAAGAAGTATAACCCCGGGATGGACACCAATACAAGCGGGCTCGTTTTCATCCCCGTCAGAG ATGCCAATGGAAGTTACCATCCTTTAACATCACCAGGGTAA GGAGGTTCTGTGGGAGCTATAGCAGGAGGAGTTGTCGGTGGTGTTGCTGCACTGCTCCTGGGTGTCGTTTTATATATCATGTTTTATAGACGAAGAAAGGCGAAAAAGGCTGCCCTGCTTCCATCTTCTGAAGAATCTACCCAACTTG CTGCTACATCATCCATGGATAAAACTGCACTGTCAAGCAGTCAAGCTGATAGCGCTTCAGCAGTTCCAGGAATTACTGTTGACAAATCAGTAGAGTTCTCGTATCAGGAACTTTTTAATGCAACAGAGGGATTTAGCATGAGTAATAAAATCGGGCAAGGTGGTTTTGGTGCTGTCTATTATGCTGAGCTCAGAGGCGAG AAAGCTGCCATAAAGAAAATGGATATGCAAGCTACAAATGAATTCCTTGCTGAGTTAAAGGTTTTGACACATGTCCATCATCTAAATCTG GTGCGCTTGATTGGTTATTGCATTGAGAGCTCTTTGTTCCTTGTTTACGAGTTTATTGAGAATGGGAACTTAAGTCAGCATTTGCGTGGAACTG GTTACCAGCCTCTGTCTTGGGCTGCCAGGGTTCAAATTGCACTAGATTCAGCCAGAGGTCTTGAGTACATTCACGAACATACTGTTCCAGTGTACATACATCGGGATATCAAATCAGCAAACATCCTGATAGATAAGAACTACCGGGCAAAG GTTGCAGATTTTGGTCTGACAAAACTTACAGAAGTTGGCAATACATCACTGCCCACACGTGGAATTGTTGGTACATTTGGTTACATGCCTCCAGA ATATGCTCGATACGGCGATGTTTCTCCAAAGGTTGATGTCTATGCTTTTGGTGTTGTTCTTTATGAACTTATTTCAGCCAAAGAAGCTATTGTGAGATCAACTGAGTCTTCTAGTGATTCGAAGGGATTGGTTTATCTG TTTGAGGAGGCTCTCAACGAACCGGATCCAAAGGAGGGCCTTCAGAGGATGATTGATCCAGCCCTAGGAGAGGATTACCCCATCGACTCCATCCTCAAG ATGACCAGCCTTGCCAGGGCGTGCACGCAGGAGGACCCCAAGTCGAGGCCCACTATGAGATCCGTGGTGGTGGCGCTGATGACATTGTCATCTACGAGCGAGTTCTGGGACATGAACGCCCTCCAGGATAACCAAGGTCTCGTGAACCTCATGTCCGGGAGATGA